In Deinococcus aerolatus, one DNA window encodes the following:
- a CDS encoding response regulator transcription factor — MIRVLLVDDHALFRQGLRSLLESEGMRVIGEAANGREAIRYAADTHPDVILMDIQMPELDGVKATQSILEIDPDARVIMITMYRQDRYVFEAVKAGARGYILKDADAATLLDAIKRVAGGEALLDADMAQNVLDDFRDKREELPSEKHADLNERETMILKLLAQGFSNQDIALRLDISEKTVRNRLSEIFTKLQLNNRTQAALYAIREGIANLD; from the coding sequence ATGATTCGTGTTTTGCTCGTTGATGACCATGCGCTGTTTCGTCAGGGCCTGCGCAGCCTGCTGGAGTCTGAGGGCATGCGCGTGATCGGCGAGGCCGCCAACGGGCGCGAGGCCATCCGTTACGCGGCGGACACCCACCCGGACGTGATCCTGATGGACATCCAGATGCCGGAGCTTGACGGCGTGAAGGCCACCCAGAGCATCCTGGAAATCGATCCCGATGCCCGCGTCATCATGATCACCATGTACCGTCAGGACCGCTACGTGTTCGAGGCGGTCAAGGCCGGAGCACGCGGGTACATCCTCAAGGACGCAGACGCCGCCACGCTGCTGGACGCCATCAAACGGGTGGCCGGGGGCGAGGCGCTGCTGGACGCCGACATGGCCCAGAACGTCCTCGACGATTTCCGCGACAAGCGTGAGGAGCTGCCCAGCGAGAAGCACGCGGACCTCAACGAGCGCGAGACGATGATCCTCAAGCTGCTGGCCCAGGGCTTTTCCAACCAGGACATCGCCCTGCGGCTGGACATCAGCGAGAAGACGGTCCGCAACCGCCTGTCGGAGATCTTTACCAAGCTGCAGCTCAACAACCGCACCCAGGCGGCCCTGTACGCCATTCGCGAGGGCATCGCCAACCTTGACTGA
- a CDS encoding DMT family transporter: MSPRLRGVLLLILVTAVWGSTFAVVKTLGELLPPAQLIAWRFLIGFVALLPALLIRGWGLRRRRADQPAPAPAPRFSWRDGLWRDGLLLGAWLIAGYGTQTIALQTTTANRAAFFTALSVVLVPLWLVFAQRRRMPLPLLAALPLAVLGLGLLSWEGGAWVIGDAWALACAVTYAGFIIALERLSNRHAALPFTLAQLAAVTLLAWLWAGVSGGFSVPPSAAWGPLLYLGVVATALTTLLQTVGQRTVSAAEASLIYALEPVTATLFSFLLIGERVGLRGAVGGLLVVGSTVLSQRSSGEARPETPAPLAE; the protein is encoded by the coding sequence GTGTCTCCACGGTTGCGCGGCGTTCTTCTCCTCATTCTGGTCACGGCGGTGTGGGGCAGCACCTTTGCGGTGGTCAAAACGCTGGGCGAGCTGTTGCCCCCGGCCCAGTTGATCGCGTGGCGTTTCCTGATCGGCTTCGTGGCCCTACTGCCCGCATTGCTCATCCGGGGCTGGGGCCTGCGGCGACGGCGGGCAGACCAGCCCGCGCCTGCCCCAGCTCCCCGTTTTTCCTGGCGCGACGGTCTGTGGCGCGACGGCCTGCTGCTGGGGGCGTGGCTGATCGCGGGCTACGGCACCCAGACCATCGCCCTGCAAACCACCACCGCCAACCGCGCGGCTTTCTTCACCGCCCTCAGCGTGGTGCTGGTGCCGCTGTGGCTGGTCTTCGCGCAGCGCCGGCGCATGCCCCTGCCGCTGCTGGCTGCCCTGCCGCTGGCGGTGCTCGGGCTGGGCCTGCTGTCCTGGGAGGGCGGCGCATGGGTGATCGGCGACGCCTGGGCGCTGGCCTGCGCCGTGACCTACGCGGGCTTTATCATTGCGCTGGAGCGGCTGTCGAACCGGCACGCGGCGCTGCCGTTCACGCTGGCGCAGCTTGCGGCGGTGACGTTGCTGGCCTGGCTGTGGGCAGGGGTGTCAGGAGGCTTCAGTGTGCCGCCGTCGGCCGCCTGGGGACCGCTGCTGTACCTGGGGGTGGTGGCTACCGCCCTGACCACCCTGCTGCAAACGGTGGGCCAGCGCACCGTCAGCGCCGCCGAGGCCAGCCTGATCTACGCGCTGGAACCGGTGACGGCCACTCTGTTCAGCTTCCTGTTAATCGGAGAGCGGGTGGGCTTGCGCGGCGCAGTGGGCGGCCTGCTGGTGGTGGGCAGTACGGTGCTCAGCCAGCGCAGCAGCGGCGAGGCCCGCCCGGAAACGCCTGCGCCGCTGGCCGAGTAG
- a CDS encoding DUF6923 family protein, which produces MEKLSVMVGSRFKGWRRSARLPLILGGGLLWLAASAAQAAPVLNITPLTWNVIGLDSNNQNAGPNVYPVGARVCNVGDVASSAVNAAFLFDGGTTNSSISLDPGSLSVVSLGSLSPGPVPAHPNRLQNVPDNCRDAYFNVRIARTSAAFSSLVSATATPTQRNTQLYHIEASATGVAIVSTPTPRELFVEKLVSQNRNSVASFTGPNAVSVGQTATYTLNASTAPGGYEQLENFPTLPNAVFQILNIATTYAAPTGSVNSSAYGDACGWENVINSVKYHNNGTCIGPALYTGGKVGSSMTSVYTVRILSGGTAGVYNAIYDFSGSSYHYNSDYGSTGNGFQVTASSPNLTLSKTHTGNFTVGQPGSFTFTVRATGADVYGTTTVTDSLPAGLSLPNGPVTLGGADATRWQCNSLSNTVTCTSTNASTAALMPAGGSSTFSITGVAVAISAVPSVTNTATVSNPNERAADTGDNSSSDPVAVTDSRLTIAKSFSPVSIQAGGTTTMTLSVSNPNATAVSALGLTDNVAATMNYPTPMNLRVTANTCGGTTSAPENTGGVLTLMGGTIAASASCTLTVAFTPWSPPLGMATNTIPAANVTGTVGGGTVIARAPASASLTITAGNAGNSYACDTNFYQTRQDPTTLLSNLYLLDLNNLGSGGIPQWTGGFGPALNATAYNPKDSYFYAVNIVSFNVGSPFRLYRLGKSGAVEYANLTNIPVGSSIAAAAVDRSGMMYIKKLQQDAVIYRYNLVTNAPAASLVLGSSAFLRDLAVSPFDGLLYGAVTPGGVYVIDPVTGAVSVNGTPTDLAADSSNAIGSLFFDQQNVLYGYQNGGAFGTINLTTGVFTRTATGSAAAQSDGASCAFGLPPSITLLKLGRNISVSPSQPFIGSTGSIGAKPGETVEYCIAYTNSGGAASNFKIADYVPVGMVAQLSAYGTGLGLKYAAGVVLAAGNANSSAVTPALTSASDSDAGSLTSAATTKPGTPTPVYPGLMTLTLPTLAAGGQGTVCFQAKVP; this is translated from the coding sequence ATGGAAAAACTCTCGGTGATGGTTGGAAGCCGCTTCAAGGGATGGCGCAGGTCTGCCCGCCTGCCCCTCATTCTGGGCGGGGGGCTGCTGTGGCTGGCTGCGTCGGCGGCCCAGGCGGCCCCTGTCCTGAACATCACGCCCCTGACCTGGAATGTGATCGGTCTGGACAGCAACAACCAGAATGCCGGTCCCAATGTCTACCCGGTGGGTGCCCGGGTGTGCAACGTGGGCGACGTGGCGTCCAGCGCGGTCAATGCGGCCTTCTTGTTTGATGGCGGCACGACCAATTCGTCCATCAGTCTGGACCCTGGCAGTCTCTCGGTCGTCTCGCTGGGATCGCTGTCACCGGGGCCAGTGCCGGCCCATCCCAACAGACTTCAAAACGTCCCTGACAACTGCCGTGACGCCTACTTCAACGTCCGCATCGCGCGAACGAGCGCGGCATTTTCCAGTTTGGTTTCAGCGACGGCAACGCCCACGCAGCGCAACACCCAGCTCTACCATATCGAGGCCAGCGCTACCGGGGTGGCCATCGTCAGCACGCCCACGCCCCGCGAACTGTTCGTGGAGAAGCTGGTGTCCCAGAACCGCAACTCGGTCGCCAGCTTTACTGGCCCCAACGCGGTGTCGGTCGGGCAGACGGCCACCTATACCCTCAACGCGTCCACCGCCCCGGGGGGCTACGAGCAGCTGGAGAACTTTCCCACCCTGCCCAACGCAGTCTTTCAGATTCTGAACATCGCCACTACCTATGCCGCGCCGACGGGAAGCGTGAACAGTAGCGCCTATGGCGATGCCTGCGGCTGGGAAAATGTCATCAATAGCGTTAAATATCACAACAACGGCACGTGCATCGGGCCAGCCCTCTACACCGGCGGCAAGGTCGGTAGCTCGATGACCTCCGTCTACACGGTACGGATTCTCAGCGGCGGCACTGCTGGCGTTTACAACGCCATCTACGACTTTTCCGGCAGCAGCTACCATTACAACAGCGATTACGGCTCTACGGGCAACGGCTTTCAGGTCACGGCCTCGTCGCCGAATCTGACCCTCAGCAAGACCCACACTGGAAACTTCACGGTGGGTCAGCCGGGCAGCTTCACCTTTACCGTGCGGGCCACGGGAGCGGACGTATACGGCACGACCACCGTCACGGACTCCCTGCCTGCGGGCCTGAGCCTGCCTAATGGGCCGGTGACCCTCGGTGGGGCCGACGCGACGCGCTGGCAATGCAACTCGCTGAGCAACACGGTGACCTGCACCAGCACCAATGCCAGCACGGCGGCGCTGATGCCTGCGGGCGGCAGCAGTACCTTCAGCATCACGGGGGTGGCGGTCGCCATTTCGGCAGTGCCCAGCGTCACCAACACGGCCACCGTGAGCAATCCCAACGAGCGCGCCGCAGATACCGGTGACAACAGCAGCAGCGATCCGGTGGCGGTTACGGACTCCAGACTGACCATCGCCAAGTCGTTCTCGCCAGTCAGTATTCAGGCCGGGGGCACCACCACCATGACGCTGAGCGTGTCCAACCCCAACGCCACCGCCGTGAGCGCACTGGGCCTCACCGACAACGTGGCGGCCACGATGAACTATCCCACGCCGATGAATCTGCGGGTTACCGCCAACACCTGCGGCGGCACCACCTCCGCCCCCGAGAACACGGGCGGCGTCCTTACCCTGATGGGCGGCACCATTGCGGCCAGCGCCTCCTGCACGCTGACCGTCGCCTTCACGCCTTGGAGTCCGCCGCTGGGAATGGCCACCAACACCATACCTGCGGCCAATGTCACGGGCACGGTGGGCGGGGGGACTGTGATCGCCCGGGCACCTGCCAGCGCGTCCCTGACCATCACGGCGGGCAATGCGGGGAACAGCTACGCCTGCGACACCAACTTCTACCAGACCCGTCAGGATCCCACCACCCTGCTGTCGAACCTGTATCTGTTGGACCTGAACAACCTGGGCAGTGGCGGTATACCCCAGTGGACCGGGGGCTTCGGGCCAGCTCTGAACGCCACGGCCTACAATCCCAAGGACAGCTATTTCTATGCCGTCAATATCGTCTCCTTCAATGTGGGCTCACCCTTCCGGCTGTACCGTCTGGGCAAATCGGGCGCAGTGGAGTACGCCAATCTGACCAATATTCCGGTAGGCTCCAGCATTGCGGCGGCAGCGGTGGACCGCAGCGGCATGATGTACATCAAGAAATTGCAGCAGGACGCTGTGATCTACAGATACAACCTCGTGACCAATGCGCCCGCAGCCAGTCTGGTCCTGGGCAGCAGCGCGTTCCTCCGGGATCTGGCAGTAAGTCCATTTGATGGCCTGCTCTACGGGGCCGTGACTCCGGGCGGCGTGTACGTCATTGACCCGGTGACGGGCGCAGTCTCGGTTAACGGCACCCCCACGGACCTGGCAGCGGATTCCTCCAACGCCATCGGCAGCCTCTTTTTTGACCAGCAGAACGTGCTGTACGGCTACCAGAACGGCGGGGCTTTTGGGACGATCAACCTGACGACCGGGGTCTTCACCCGGACGGCTACTGGTTCGGCGGCGGCACAGTCCGACGGTGCTTCGTGTGCCTTTGGTCTCCCACCCAGCATCACCCTGCTCAAACTGGGGCGCAACATCAGTGTCTCGCCGTCTCAGCCGTTCATCGGCAGCACTGGCAGCATTGGTGCAAAGCCCGGCGAGACGGTGGAATACTGCATCGCCTATACTAATTCAGGCGGCGCAGCCAGCAATTTCAAGATCGCGGATTACGTGCCGGTGGGGATGGTGGCGCAACTCTCTGCCTACGGCACTGGCCTGGGTCTGAAATATGCGGCGGGTGTAGTTCTGGCGGCAGGCAATGCCAACAGCAGCGCCGTGACGCCTGCCCTGACCAGCGCGAGCGATAGCGATGCGGGCAGTTTGACCAGCGCGGCCACCACCAAGCCTGGGACACCCACTCCGGTCTATCCTGGCCTGATGACCCTGACATTGCCGACGTTGGCGGCTGGTGGGCAAGGCACGGTCTGCTTCCAAGCCAAAGTCCCCTGA
- a CDS encoding DUF11 domain-containing protein: MKRNRPHLHRIALTLSALLAVGAGANALESGTEISTSLPLTSVGDALSWTVGDQNLTLDVPVDGVVRLDLYSPRLDQSDYRSDSSYGDEQYDGNAAPVSTTFSVLDAGGKVVVTRTFTPGKHGWEMLLNQNLPAGRYTLRAVTQGNGKNTFAIRLAGVSAAVSADRLTINVHSQTWIPAINVTTDGGAYSLKMYDGDGPAELEARLIDTATGYITPLPISRNLGEMELPLPAQAGKYTIELRQPVTAKQYSNAVAFSLVRAGVQTPITVSRVDQSGLLRITAELILPGGSQPTLADMTVGEQPLTVDGRTEQRVAAGSYPLSVGAIAGAQVTVLPSVTVPRGGVAEARVQVRPQVVLSLESDKSEVCVGDTVTLTARAQTAFAGELPLDLKLHTADLKVEGLSNLSGLFSANKPGELRVTGTAIRPGPLTFSADLAPWGQSQSLRVSVQADSTPLQLSRAPLADTPIGQETTVTLILKNTADVAVPYTLTDTPGAGLEALDPATFSGELAGGESRTLSYRVRVTAAGTFSLNATLDTPACPRPQTMMGQLIAAQPVPAPAPVPVVMPPTPQPAPVVSRTSVVSLPFDAPAQAREIVIAHAVPEGASFVVGSGRLNGQSIADPRRGASGTLYWTLPGSQNNTVLRGSITYTLAHSGALPELPAPALLARYGGERSEVLQGRVDAGDLAAAAALSAPEQLSENAGAVKLPLADSDVRIRDRISVVVELPVGTQSDLSVNGTVIGADRIGQTTADGPRGVTRLVYVGVPLTPGPNVLTFAGQSVTVNRVGPPAKIEVLPETLIADGSTPLRLKVRVLDAFGRLSSQSSVTLRSNLEPRTPDANTTEADFQLRLTDGEGILELQPQASPTTLKLDLLHGAQITRQTFAVTPGGGRVGVGMVSATLGLDGTLNLNEDLKVQARASYEGPLAGGKIYLTADKDGLPVGRDTLKRYSLFGDSSVESVPLQGSDPVAVEYDHPAFHAQYRRAALPIDVLPVGEQFTALSANTKGNPLVSGFVALIPEARVKDERVIPENTRILRLQNGDIVLGSETLEVLTLEEGTGKELGRVSLLPNVDYQLDRSTGIVTLTRALDRMNATLNDVVVLASYRLENENLQRKLAYGAQAGYTGKNYSVGVAAVSLDSTVTFGARARYADGKTLADGLLAYSGGTQVSLDANTKLGGSGLSGGSLGFKVRYQSAGYSGLAAFTPGLTVGGSYDAKVTANVRALVDGEYHRTPTATGATQGGSVSARAEVALSPFSVGGGLKVGFGDQQGLSAIASAGYHRAPLDVDVVHTQPFSGAQKVETNIGVRYRIGKVTLGITDKVTWGVGQTAGLTLDSTLGRTNYALAYDLPTAGGQGNRARFGVTTTLPLSARMGLGLRGSAVYDIASSKTELGVGADLNYKSDTVSATAGTDLILNDRGFGVVIRAGVVGQLTPKLTLSADSLAEFGAGKSGLRAAVGYAYRNSAFNSLGTLRYVNGSLAGNKPELSGNLSAEYRQPVWAVRGGVDTRTLLNDPGSFTAQAALGGTAYIGDRFGVGAWGRVLTQPGTGTTQSGYGLEASVRALPGTWLTAGYNPAGFEGIGNGYTKKGAYVRLDLTLDETVGQVKR, from the coding sequence GTGAAGCGCAACCGACCTCATCTGCACCGTATCGCCCTGACCCTCTCTGCCCTGTTGGCCGTGGGGGCAGGCGCGAATGCGCTGGAATCCGGCACTGAAATCAGCACCAGCCTCCCCCTGACCAGCGTGGGCGACGCCCTGAGCTGGACGGTGGGCGACCAGAACCTGACGCTGGACGTGCCGGTGGACGGAGTGGTGCGTCTGGACCTTTACAGCCCCCGCCTGGACCAGTCGGACTACCGCAGCGATAGCTCTTACGGCGACGAGCAGTATGACGGTAACGCTGCACCGGTCTCCACCACCTTCAGCGTGCTGGACGCAGGCGGCAAGGTTGTGGTCACGCGCACCTTCACCCCCGGCAAACATGGCTGGGAAATGCTGCTGAACCAGAACCTGCCCGCGGGCAGATACACCCTGCGCGCCGTCACGCAGGGCAACGGCAAGAACACCTTTGCCATCCGGCTGGCCGGGGTCAGCGCTGCCGTCAGCGCGGATCGCCTGACCATCAACGTGCATTCGCAGACGTGGATTCCGGCCATCAACGTGACCACTGACGGCGGCGCGTACTCCCTGAAGATGTATGACGGCGACGGCCCCGCCGAACTGGAAGCCCGCCTGATCGACACCGCCACCGGCTACATCACCCCGCTGCCGATCAGCCGTAACCTGGGCGAGATGGAGTTGCCGCTGCCCGCGCAGGCCGGAAAGTACACCATCGAACTGCGCCAGCCCGTAACTGCGAAGCAGTACAGCAACGCGGTGGCCTTCAGTCTGGTGCGTGCGGGCGTGCAGACGCCGATCACGGTCAGTCGGGTGGACCAGAGTGGACTGCTGCGCATCACCGCCGAGCTGATCCTGCCCGGTGGTTCTCAGCCCACCTTGGCCGACATGACGGTGGGCGAACAGCCCCTGACCGTCGATGGCCGCACCGAGCAGCGCGTGGCCGCCGGAAGCTATCCCCTGAGCGTCGGCGCAATCGCGGGCGCACAGGTGACGGTGCTCCCCAGCGTAACCGTGCCGCGCGGAGGTGTGGCCGAGGCCAGGGTGCAGGTTCGCCCGCAGGTGGTTCTGAGCCTGGAGAGCGATAAGTCCGAGGTCTGCGTGGGGGACACCGTGACCCTGACTGCCCGCGCCCAAACCGCCTTTGCCGGGGAATTGCCGCTGGACCTGAAATTGCACACGGCGGACCTGAAGGTAGAGGGTCTGAGCAACCTGAGCGGCCTCTTCAGCGCTAACAAGCCCGGCGAACTACGCGTGACGGGCACCGCTATCCGCCCCGGCCCGCTGACCTTCAGCGCTGACCTGGCCCCCTGGGGGCAGAGCCAGAGCTTGAGAGTCAGTGTGCAGGCCGACTCCACCCCGCTGCAACTGTCCCGTGCGCCGCTGGCCGATACCCCCATCGGCCAGGAAACCACGGTCACGCTGATCCTGAAGAACACTGCCGATGTGGCTGTTCCCTACACCCTGACCGACACCCCCGGCGCGGGCCTGGAAGCGCTGGACCCAGCCACCTTCAGCGGCGAGCTGGCGGGCGGCGAGAGCCGGACCCTGAGCTATCGCGTGCGCGTGACTGCGGCGGGAACCTTCAGCCTGAACGCCACGCTGGACACCCCCGCCTGCCCCCGTCCGCAGACCATGATGGGTCAGTTGATTGCGGCGCAGCCCGTGCCTGCCCCCGCACCCGTCCCGGTGGTCATGCCGCCCACACCTCAGCCCGCTCCTGTCGTCTCGCGTACGAGCGTCGTCAGTCTGCCCTTCGACGCCCCCGCGCAGGCACGGGAGATTGTGATTGCCCACGCCGTTCCCGAGGGCGCGTCGTTCGTTGTTGGCAGCGGCCGCCTGAACGGCCAATCCATTGCCGATCCGCGCCGGGGGGCCAGTGGCACGCTGTACTGGACGCTGCCCGGCTCGCAGAACAACACCGTCCTGCGTGGCAGCATCACCTACACCCTGGCCCACAGTGGGGCGCTGCCCGAACTGCCTGCCCCCGCGCTGCTGGCCCGCTACGGCGGCGAACGCAGCGAGGTTTTGCAGGGCAGGGTGGACGCTGGGGACCTGGCTGCCGCCGCCGCCTTAAGCGCCCCCGAACAGCTCAGCGAGAACGCCGGGGCCGTCAAGCTGCCGCTGGCGGACAGCGACGTGCGAATCCGCGACCGCATCAGCGTGGTGGTGGAATTGCCGGTGGGCACGCAGAGCGACCTGAGCGTGAACGGCACGGTGATCGGCGCAGACCGTATCGGCCAGACCACCGCGGACGGCCCCCGCGGCGTGACCCGCCTGGTCTACGTGGGCGTGCCCTTGACGCCCGGCCCCAACGTCCTGACCTTTGCCGGGCAGAGTGTGACGGTCAACCGCGTGGGACCGCCCGCAAAGATAGAAGTCCTGCCTGAAACCCTGATCGCCGATGGCAGCACCCCGCTGCGGCTGAAGGTGCGGGTACTGGACGCGTTTGGCCGCCTGTCCTCGCAGTCGTCGGTGACGCTGCGCTCGAATCTGGAGCCGCGCACCCCCGATGCCAACACCACGGAGGCTGACTTCCAGTTGCGCCTGACAGATGGTGAGGGCATCCTGGAACTGCAACCCCAGGCGTCGCCCACCACCCTGAAACTGGACCTTCTGCATGGCGCGCAGATCACCCGTCAGACCTTCGCCGTCACCCCTGGCGGGGGCCGCGTGGGCGTGGGCATGGTCAGCGCCACGCTGGGCCTGGACGGAACCTTGAACCTGAATGAAGACCTGAAAGTGCAGGCCCGTGCCAGTTACGAGGGACCGCTGGCTGGGGGCAAGATCTACCTGACCGCCGACAAGGACGGCCTGCCCGTAGGGCGCGACACGTTGAAGCGTTACAGCCTGTTCGGCGACAGCAGCGTGGAGAGCGTACCGCTTCAGGGCAGCGATCCGGTGGCCGTGGAATATGACCATCCCGCCTTCCATGCCCAGTACCGCCGCGCCGCGCTGCCTATCGACGTGCTGCCCGTGGGAGAACAGTTCACGGCCCTCAGCGCGAACACCAAGGGCAATCCCCTGGTCTCCGGCTTCGTGGCCCTGATCCCCGAGGCACGTGTCAAGGACGAGCGCGTCATCCCTGAGAACACCCGCATCCTGAGATTGCAGAACGGCGATATCGTTCTGGGCAGTGAGACGCTGGAAGTGCTGACGCTTGAAGAGGGCACGGGCAAGGAGCTGGGCCGCGTCTCTCTGCTGCCCAACGTGGATTACCAGTTGGACCGCAGCACCGGCATCGTGACCCTGACCCGCGCGCTGGACCGGATGAACGCCACGCTGAACGATGTGGTGGTGCTGGCCTCTTACCGGCTGGAGAACGAGAACCTTCAGCGCAAACTGGCCTACGGCGCGCAGGCCGGATACACCGGAAAGAACTACAGCGTGGGCGTGGCCGCCGTTAGCCTGGACAGCACGGTGACCTTTGGCGCCCGCGCCCGCTACGCCGATGGTAAGACCCTTGCAGACGGCCTGCTGGCCTACTCCGGCGGAACGCAGGTCAGCCTGGACGCCAACACCAAACTGGGTGGCAGTGGTCTGAGCGGGGGCAGCCTCGGCTTCAAGGTGCGCTACCAGAGCGCGGGGTACTCCGGACTGGCCGCCTTCACGCCGGGCCTGACGGTGGGTGGCAGTTACGACGCGAAAGTGACCGCAAATGTCCGTGCGCTGGTGGACGGCGAGTATCACCGAACGCCCACGGCCACCGGGGCCACCCAGGGCGGCAGTGTCTCGGCCCGTGCCGAGGTCGCCCTGTCGCCCTTCAGTGTCGGTGGCGGCCTCAAGGTGGGCTTCGGCGATCAGCAGGGCCTCAGTGCCATCGCCAGCGCCGGATACCACCGTGCCCCGCTGGACGTGGATGTGGTCCACACCCAACCCTTCAGCGGCGCACAGAAGGTCGAAACCAACATCGGTGTGCGCTACCGCATCGGCAAGGTCACGCTGGGCATCACCGACAAAGTGACCTGGGGTGTGGGCCAGACGGCTGGCCTGACGCTGGACAGCACGCTGGGCCGCACCAACTACGCGCTGGCCTACGATCTGCCCACGGCAGGCGGCCAGGGCAACCGCGCCCGCTTTGGCGTGACCACCACGCTCCCATTGAGCGCCCGCATGGGTCTGGGCCTGCGCGGCAGCGCCGTATACGACATTGCCAGCAGCAAGACCGAGCTGGGCGTGGGCGCGGACCTGAACTACAAATCCGATACCGTCAGCGCCACCGCCGGAACCGATCTGATCCTGAACGATAGAGGCTTCGGCGTGGTCATTCGCGCGGGCGTCGTCGGACAACTCACCCCGAAGTTGACCCTCAGCGCTGACAGTCTGGCCGAGTTCGGTGCGGGCAAGAGCGGTCTGCGCGCCGCCGTGGGCTACGCCTACCGCAACAGCGCCTTCAATAGCCTGGGCACCCTGCGATACGTGAACGGCAGTCTGGCGGGCAACAAGCCCGAACTGAGCGGCAATCTGAGCGCCGAATACCGCCAGCCGGTCTGGGCGGTGCGAGGCGGCGTGGACACCCGCACCCTGCTGAACGATCCTGGCAGCTTCACCGCCCAGGCCGCACTCGGCGGCACGGCTTACATCGGCGACCGCTTCGGCGTGGGCGCATGGGGGCGTGTATTGACGCAGCCGGGCACCGGCACCACGCAGTCGGGCTACGGCCTGGAAGCCAGTGTGCGTGCCCTGCCCGGCACCTGGCTCACCGCTGGTTACAATCCGGCGGGCTTTGAGGGCATTGGCAATGGGTACACAAAGAAAGGAGCTTACGTGCGTTTGGACTTGACTCTGGATGAAACGGTGGGGCAGGTGAAGCGCTGA
- a CDS encoding serine hydrolase, with amino-acid sequence MTSPFLSGLRAQGYAGEVGLRVCDLAGRELFALNPQRVFPAASTIKVPLLVLALAWAQTGRLGLEDRVTLEAADRVPGAGVLHELGPGLALSWRDVLTLMIIVSDNTATNLVIGRLGVDTVNGWLTAHGWTATRLIGRLQLPPEQRNAAQRRGERNRTTAHEQTDLLGRLVRGELLDAAHTALALNILERQQLRDLIGAGLPRGAEGEPLYRLASKSGELDGVHHDVGVLYTPRPLVVALLSEGGTDRRELPGNHDLRVLSQALWPVLAALGNAYVPGDI; translated from the coding sequence GTGACCAGCCCCTTCCTGTCCGGACTGCGAGCCCAGGGTTACGCGGGCGAGGTGGGGCTGCGGGTATGCGATCTGGCGGGCCGTGAACTGTTCGCGCTGAACCCACAGCGGGTGTTCCCGGCGGCCAGCACCATCAAGGTGCCGCTGCTGGTCCTGGCGCTGGCGTGGGCGCAGACCGGGCGTCTGGGCCTGGAAGACCGGGTCACGCTGGAGGCCGCTGACCGCGTGCCCGGCGCGGGTGTGCTGCACGAACTGGGGCCGGGCCTGGCCCTGAGCTGGCGCGACGTGCTGACCCTGATGATCATCGTCAGCGACAACACGGCCACCAATCTGGTGATCGGGCGGCTGGGCGTGGACACCGTGAACGGCTGGCTGACGGCCCACGGCTGGACCGCGACCCGCCTGATCGGCCGGTTGCAGCTGCCGCCCGAGCAGCGCAACGCCGCCCAGCGCCGGGGCGAACGCAACCGCACCACCGCCCACGAGCAGACTGACCTGCTGGGCCGCCTGGTCCGGGGTGAGCTGCTGGACGCGGCCCACACGGCGCTGGCGCTGAACATCCTGGAGCGTCAGCAGCTGCGTGACCTGATTGGGGCGGGGCTGCCGCGCGGCGCAGAGGGCGAACCCCTTTACCGGCTGGCCAGCAAGAGTGGCGAGCTGGACGGCGTGCACCATGACGTGGGGGTGCTGTACACGCCGCGCCCGCTGGTGGTGGCCCTGCTGTCAGAAGGGGGCACGGACCGGCGCGAACTGCCTGGCAACCATGACCTCCGGGTGCTCTCGCAGGCGCTGTGGCCGGTGCTGGCCGCTCTGGGAAACGCGTACGTGCCGGGGGACATTTAA